One Halioglobus japonicus DNA segment encodes these proteins:
- the mnmC gene encoding bifunctional tRNA (5-methylaminomethyl-2-thiouridine)(34)-methyltransferase MnmD/FAD-dependent 5-carboxymethylaminomethyl-2-thiouridine(34) oxidoreductase MnmC, translating to MNRENEPWTPVTPARLDWTDNGDPLSEIFGDVYYSGEDGAAESRHVFLDGNRLGERLMEARGPTFGVGETGFGTGLNFLLTWQLWRQLGPQRPRLHYLSVEKFPLQRDDLTRALSNWPELAPLVTQLLQHWPDLLPGQHRLVFEDGQVILDLWWEDVGAALPDIASRGPTIDAWFLDGFAPARNDAMWQPALYTAIAQASRDDATFATFTAAGHVRRGLQASGFKVEKVPGFGRKRECLRGQLETRPAPSPAQLTPWDLSKASAAPTPQPRTAIIIGAGLAGCTTAAALAQRGIQVSLLDSGPLAGEASGNDQGILYTRLSRRHSVLTDFALQSFTFAAAMYRSMFALGLLREGDDGALCGSFHQHRNAEDLAVLRKRLQALPQLAAVLEPDAAVSHLGVKPSEPGYWFPRSGWLRPPGVCAALANHPNITLTEHCGALSLARDDQHWVATSVQGAVTKAEVAIICTGVATHQFAGLEWLPLQSIRGQTSLVPENPAVTALTAGFCHEGYIAPARQGRHCIGATFNLKDDDRDVRDADHLHNLRRLAAALPEWRDAIYAIDVGTLEGRVGFRCASPDYLPIAGPVPDFDAFLHNYAGLRKNARQVIPDHGSYMRDLYVNTAHGSRGLSSAPLTAQVLASMVCREAVPLSRELQRALAPARFLIRDLARNRI from the coding sequence GTGAACCGCGAGAACGAACCCTGGACACCTGTCACCCCCGCACGGCTCGACTGGACCGACAACGGCGATCCGCTGTCTGAGATCTTTGGCGACGTCTACTACTCGGGTGAAGACGGCGCAGCCGAAAGCCGCCACGTGTTTCTGGACGGCAATCGGCTCGGCGAGCGCCTTATGGAAGCCCGCGGCCCGACCTTCGGCGTCGGTGAAACCGGTTTCGGCACCGGCCTGAATTTTCTGCTCACCTGGCAGCTGTGGCGCCAGCTCGGTCCGCAACGACCGCGCCTGCACTACCTGTCTGTCGAGAAGTTTCCACTCCAACGGGACGATCTGACACGGGCGCTGAGCAATTGGCCAGAGCTCGCACCGCTCGTGACCCAGCTGCTGCAGCACTGGCCAGACTTACTGCCCGGCCAGCATCGTCTGGTATTCGAAGACGGCCAGGTGATTCTGGACTTGTGGTGGGAGGACGTCGGTGCAGCGCTCCCTGATATTGCCAGCCGTGGTCCTACGATCGACGCCTGGTTTCTGGACGGTTTCGCCCCGGCGCGCAACGACGCCATGTGGCAGCCGGCACTGTATACCGCCATTGCCCAGGCGAGTCGCGACGACGCCACCTTCGCTACCTTTACCGCTGCCGGGCACGTACGACGCGGCCTGCAGGCCAGTGGGTTCAAGGTCGAGAAAGTACCGGGATTCGGGCGCAAGCGAGAGTGCTTGCGCGGCCAGCTCGAGACCCGGCCCGCCCCATCACCCGCGCAGCTCACCCCATGGGACCTCAGCAAAGCATCTGCTGCGCCAACCCCGCAACCGCGCACCGCTATCATCATCGGTGCCGGCCTGGCGGGCTGCACCACTGCCGCGGCGCTCGCCCAACGCGGGATACAGGTCAGCCTGCTGGATTCGGGACCACTGGCGGGCGAAGCGTCGGGCAACGATCAGGGGATACTTTACACACGGCTGTCGCGGCGCCACTCGGTCCTGACGGATTTCGCCCTGCAGAGTTTCACCTTTGCCGCAGCGATGTATCGGTCGATGTTTGCTTTGGGTCTGCTGCGCGAGGGTGACGACGGCGCACTGTGTGGCAGCTTTCATCAGCACCGCAACGCCGAGGACCTCGCGGTGTTGAGGAAGCGCCTGCAGGCGCTACCCCAGCTCGCGGCAGTGCTGGAACCCGATGCCGCCGTATCGCACCTGGGTGTTAAACCGAGCGAGCCAGGCTACTGGTTTCCACGCTCAGGCTGGCTGCGTCCACCGGGGGTATGTGCCGCGCTGGCCAACCACCCCAACATTACGCTTACCGAGCACTGCGGTGCGCTGTCACTGGCCCGTGACGACCAGCACTGGGTCGCCACTAGCGTCCAGGGTGCCGTGACAAAGGCGGAGGTTGCAATTATTTGCACTGGGGTGGCAACCCACCAATTTGCGGGCCTTGAGTGGCTGCCGCTGCAATCCATTCGCGGCCAGACCAGCCTAGTACCGGAGAACCCTGCCGTTACCGCCCTGACCGCCGGATTCTGTCACGAGGGCTATATTGCGCCAGCACGACAGGGCCGGCACTGCATCGGGGCCACCTTTAACCTCAAGGACGACGACAGAGATGTTCGTGACGCAGACCACCTGCACAATCTACGGCGCCTGGCGGCGGCACTGCCCGAGTGGCGCGACGCTATCTACGCCATCGACGTGGGCACGCTCGAAGGCCGGGTCGGCTTTCGCTGCGCAAGCCCCGACTACCTGCCGATAGCCGGCCCCGTGCCCGACTTCGACGCCTTCTTGCACAACTATGCCGGGCTGCGTAAAAATGCCAGGCAGGTGATCCCGGATCATGGAAGCTACATGCGAGATCTGTACGTCAACACAGCCCACGGCTCACGCGGCCTGAGTTCAGCCCCACTGACAGCACAAGTGCTGGCCAGCATGGTGTGTCGCGAAGCTGTGCCCCTGAGCCGGGAATTACAACGGGCGCTGGCACCGGCGCGCTTCCTGATCCGTGATCTGGCGAGGAATCGCATTTGA
- a CDS encoding glutaminyl-peptide cyclotransferase, giving the protein MRTAIALLLFVLAPMSMAVEQYTYRVLEKRPHDRANYVQGLEIHDGKLYVSAGEYGKSRLRRYDLESMSLEHDVPLNPRLFAEGLTRLDDKLYQLTWREGMLLEFDFATLKPIKWHPINSQGWGLTTDGSKLIYTDGGHHLHFFTPGEIQHKRSVAVTLNGAPVNHLNELEWIDGKIWANIYQTDRIVIIDPATGKVTANIDLAGLLPRDDRKPNTDVLNGIARNPQDGALWVTGKRWPWLYRIELIPHPSE; this is encoded by the coding sequence ATGCGTACAGCCATCGCTTTACTCCTGTTCGTGCTGGCACCGATGAGTATGGCGGTCGAACAGTACACTTATCGCGTGCTGGAAAAGCGCCCCCACGATCGGGCCAACTATGTCCAGGGCCTGGAAATTCACGACGGCAAGCTGTATGTCAGCGCCGGCGAGTACGGCAAATCGCGACTGCGCCGCTATGACCTCGAATCCATGTCGCTGGAACACGATGTTCCGTTGAATCCGCGCCTGTTTGCCGAGGGTCTCACCCGCCTGGATGACAAGCTCTATCAGCTCACCTGGCGCGAAGGCATGCTGCTGGAATTTGATTTTGCGACCCTCAAACCGATCAAATGGCATCCCATTAATAGTCAGGGATGGGGCCTCACCACCGATGGTTCAAAGCTGATCTACACCGACGGCGGCCATCATTTGCACTTTTTCACCCCGGGTGAAATTCAGCACAAACGCTCAGTGGCCGTCACTCTCAATGGCGCACCTGTGAACCACCTGAACGAGCTCGAGTGGATCGACGGCAAGATCTGGGCAAACATTTACCAGACGGATCGCATCGTCATCATCGATCCGGCCACCGGCAAAGTCACCGCCAATATCGATCTCGCTGGCCTGCTGCCCCGCGATGATCGCAAACCCAATACCGATGTACTCAATGGCATTGCCCGCAATCCTCAGGACGGCGCCCTCTGGGTCACCGGCAAACGCTGGCCGTGGTTGTACAGAATCGAACTGATACCCCACCCGAGCGAGTAA
- a CDS encoding insulinase family protein, with translation MSNPLPTAHATFEPVRAQAIESLNLQIQEFRHRETGAVHYHMAADNTENVFLVALRTVPQDSTGVAHILEHTALCGSERFPVRDPFFMMLRRSLNTFMNAFTSSDWTAYPFASQNRKDFNNLLDVYLDAVFFSRLDPLDFAQEGHRVEFATPDDPSSELIYKGVVFNEMKGAMSSVSSTLWQKFCEHLFPSTTYHYNSGGEPENIPDLSYAQLKAFYESHYHPTNAIFMTFGDIPAAEHQAAFEERALARFERLDQRIEVQPEQRLAAPIRVNDIYAFDENTDTAGKTHLVMGWMLGESSDLEGMLEAQLLSSVLLENSASPLQHALETTELGQAPSPLCGLEESMREMVFVCGIEGSEAEHADAFEQMVLEIIEDVANNGVAAERLEAVLHQLELHQREVSGDNYPYGLHLILQALGSATHYADPIAAMNLDPVIESLRTKIQDPDYIKRLARQLLLDNSHRLTLVVEPDSELSARRLEREAARLADIKQAMSEEQKQATVKLAADLIERQQSTDDESILPKVELTDIPAEVSDVSPTQSPINGLTVTRYGQGTNGLVYQQWVAPLPALDDKQRAVLPLYTSFLSELGLGESTYLETQHRQSADVGSIHAFTSMRGKVEDEQAIKANFVLSSKALLRNAAAQAELMRDTLHSARFDEHARLRDLVSQQRARREQSVTGNGHGLAMAAACAGMSPLANLNHELTGLAGIRRLRALDEALKDDGELATFGDTLANIHANVQSMPGELLVVAEPQEAERLATDLSAIYADASNSGAKTLSLAPVRERRGEFWVTNTQVNFCARAYPTVPVGHPDAAALSVLGGFMRNGFLHRAIREQGGAYGGGASQDSGSAAFRFYSYRDPRLADTLADFDAAIDWLLQGGHDARALEEAILGVIGSLDKPSSPAGEAKQHFHNSLFGRTHAHRKQFRERILAVSLDDLMRVGETYLRADAASTAVVSNSVQRDANEAQLSDLALTVQEL, from the coding sequence ATGAGCAACCCCCTGCCCACCGCCCACGCGACGTTTGAACCCGTGCGCGCCCAGGCCATTGAATCCCTCAACCTGCAAATCCAGGAGTTTCGCCACCGCGAGACTGGCGCCGTGCACTATCATATGGCCGCCGACAACACCGAGAACGTGTTCCTGGTCGCGCTGCGCACTGTGCCGCAGGATTCTACCGGGGTCGCCCATATCCTCGAGCACACCGCCCTGTGTGGCTCGGAACGGTTTCCGGTACGCGACCCGTTCTTCATGATGCTGCGCCGCTCCCTGAACACCTTCATGAACGCTTTTACCAGTTCCGACTGGACGGCCTACCCCTTTGCCAGCCAGAATCGCAAAGACTTCAACAATCTGCTCGACGTATATCTGGACGCCGTTTTCTTCTCGCGTCTGGACCCCCTGGATTTTGCCCAGGAAGGACACCGGGTGGAGTTTGCCACCCCCGATGACCCCAGCTCTGAGCTGATATACAAGGGAGTGGTTTTCAATGAAATGAAGGGCGCCATGAGCTCCGTGAGCAGCACCCTGTGGCAGAAATTCTGCGAACACCTGTTCCCCTCTACCACTTATCACTACAACAGCGGCGGCGAGCCGGAAAACATCCCGGACCTCAGCTACGCACAACTGAAGGCGTTCTACGAAAGTCACTATCACCCGACCAATGCCATTTTTATGACCTTTGGTGACATTCCCGCCGCCGAGCATCAGGCCGCCTTTGAAGAGCGCGCCCTTGCCAGGTTCGAGCGACTCGATCAACGCATCGAGGTTCAGCCGGAGCAACGGCTGGCCGCGCCCATTCGTGTCAATGACATCTATGCCTTCGACGAGAACACTGACACCGCAGGCAAGACTCACCTGGTGATGGGCTGGATGCTCGGTGAAAGCAGCGACCTGGAAGGCATGCTCGAAGCACAGCTGCTGTCCAGCGTATTGCTGGAGAACAGCGCCTCACCACTGCAGCACGCTCTGGAAACCACCGAGCTCGGTCAAGCCCCCTCGCCTCTCTGTGGCCTGGAGGAATCCATGCGCGAGATGGTGTTTGTGTGCGGTATCGAAGGCAGCGAGGCTGAGCACGCTGACGCATTTGAACAGATGGTGCTGGAGATTATTGAGGATGTGGCCAATAACGGCGTGGCCGCCGAACGCCTCGAAGCCGTGCTACACCAGCTGGAATTACATCAGCGCGAGGTCAGCGGTGATAACTACCCCTATGGCCTGCATCTGATTCTGCAGGCGCTGGGCTCTGCAACCCACTACGCCGACCCGATTGCGGCAATGAACCTCGACCCCGTGATCGAATCACTGCGCACCAAGATTCAGGATCCTGACTACATCAAGCGCCTCGCCCGGCAATTACTGCTGGACAACAGCCACCGCTTAACGCTGGTCGTCGAACCTGACAGCGAGCTCTCGGCGCGTCGACTCGAGCGCGAGGCGGCTCGCCTGGCAGACATTAAGCAAGCCATGAGCGAAGAGCAAAAGCAGGCCACCGTAAAACTGGCCGCCGACCTGATTGAACGCCAGCAGAGTACCGACGACGAAAGTATTCTGCCCAAGGTAGAGCTGACCGACATCCCTGCCGAAGTCAGCGACGTCAGCCCCACGCAATCACCCATCAATGGCCTGACAGTCACCCGCTATGGCCAGGGCACCAACGGCCTGGTGTATCAGCAGTGGGTGGCGCCCCTGCCGGCACTGGACGACAAGCAGCGCGCGGTGTTGCCGCTGTATACCAGCTTTCTCTCAGAACTCGGCCTGGGTGAGAGCACCTACCTGGAAACCCAGCACCGTCAATCCGCCGATGTCGGCTCTATACACGCATTCACCTCCATGCGCGGCAAAGTGGAAGACGAGCAGGCCATCAAGGCGAACTTCGTGCTGTCATCCAAAGCCCTGCTGCGCAATGCCGCTGCCCAGGCGGAGCTGATGCGCGACACCCTGCACAGTGCCCGTTTCGACGAACATGCTCGCCTGCGCGATCTCGTCAGCCAGCAGCGTGCCCGACGCGAGCAATCCGTCACTGGTAATGGGCACGGCCTGGCCATGGCTGCGGCCTGTGCCGGGATGAGCCCACTGGCCAACCTCAATCATGAACTAACCGGCCTGGCGGGTATTCGCCGCCTGCGGGCGCTGGACGAAGCGCTCAAGGACGACGGCGAACTGGCAACGTTTGGCGATACCCTGGCCAACATTCACGCCAACGTGCAGAGCATGCCCGGTGAATTGCTTGTGGTAGCAGAGCCCCAGGAAGCGGAACGACTGGCGACGGACCTGTCAGCGATCTATGCAGATGCTTCGAACAGCGGCGCCAAGACCCTGTCACTGGCTCCGGTGCGCGAGCGGCGCGGTGAGTTCTGGGTGACCAATACCCAGGTGAATTTCTGCGCCAGGGCCTATCCCACAGTACCTGTGGGGCACCCTGACGCGGCGGCCCTGTCAGTGCTGGGCGGCTTTATGCGCAATGGCTTCCTGCACCGCGCCATTCGCGAACAGGGTGGCGCCTATGGTGGCGGCGCCTCCCAGGACTCAGGCTCCGCGGCGTTCCGCTTCTACTCCTACCGCGACCCACGGCTGGCAGATACCCTGGCTGACTTTGACGCGGCCATCGACTGGCTGCTGCAGGGTGGCCACGATGCCCGCGCCCTGGAAGAAGCCATTCTTGGTGTCATCGGTTCGCTGGACAAGCCCAGCTCACCGGCCGGGGAAGCGAAACAGCACTTCCACAACAGCCTCTTTGGCCGCACTCATGCGCACCGCAAGCAGTTCCGCGAGCGCATTCTGGCGGTCAGCCTGGACGACCTGATGCGCGTCGGCGAAACCTACTTACGCGCAGACGCCGCCAGCACGGCCGTGGTAAGTAACAGCGTTCAGCGGGACGCCAACGAAGCGCAGCTGAGTGACCTGGCGCTCACCGTTCAGGAGCTGTGA
- a CDS encoding FMN-binding glutamate synthase family protein: MEMDTLKAFTLAFFEISALVMALGVLLLVIALVYMYVADVTQREQTIRRNYPIIGRFRYFFEHLGEFFRQYFFALDREELPFNRAQRSWVYRAAKNVDATVAFGSTHPLNQPGDFVFLNGLFPPLEEEVRPRSEIVFGAGFAETPYHTRAFFNISAMSFGALSAPAIRALSAGAAEAGIWLNTGEGAISTYHLEGGCDIVFQIGTAKYGVRDEHGALDEEKLREIASHPEVKMFEIKLSQGAKPGKGGILPGAKVTEVIASTRGIPAGEDSLSPNRHTDISTIDELLDMIVRVRQVTGKPTGFKAVIGQSAWLDDLCQHIQQRGLECAPDFITVDSADGGTGAAPQSLIDFMGLPLRRSLPLVVDKLVAYGLRERIKVIASGKMVNPSGVAAALCLGADTVNSARGFMFSLGCIQALQCNKNTCPTGITTHDEDLQKGLDPTDKARRVANYARNLMHEVEVIAHCCGVEEPQDLDRSHAQIIDEVGLPQPMLTLHPEAQPLPQYQRSSGD, from the coding sequence ATGGAAATGGATACACTCAAGGCTTTTACCCTGGCCTTCTTCGAAATCAGCGCCCTGGTGATGGCCTTAGGGGTACTGCTGCTGGTTATCGCACTGGTCTATATGTACGTTGCTGACGTCACTCAGCGCGAGCAGACCATCCGTCGCAACTACCCGATCATCGGCCGCTTCCGCTATTTTTTCGAACACCTAGGTGAGTTTTTCCGGCAGTATTTTTTTGCCCTGGATCGCGAGGAACTACCGTTTAATCGCGCCCAGCGCAGCTGGGTCTACCGCGCCGCCAAGAACGTTGACGCCACCGTGGCCTTCGGCTCCACCCACCCGCTAAACCAACCGGGTGACTTTGTCTTTCTCAATGGCTTGTTCCCGCCACTGGAAGAAGAAGTACGGCCCAGAAGCGAAATTGTGTTCGGTGCCGGTTTCGCCGAAACGCCGTACCACACCCGGGCGTTTTTCAACATTTCGGCCATGAGTTTTGGCGCACTGTCAGCGCCGGCCATCCGCGCGCTGTCTGCCGGTGCCGCTGAAGCCGGCATCTGGCTCAATACCGGTGAAGGGGCTATCTCAACCTATCATCTGGAGGGTGGCTGCGACATTGTGTTCCAGATCGGCACCGCCAAATACGGTGTGCGCGATGAACACGGCGCACTGGATGAGGAGAAACTGCGCGAGATCGCCAGCCACCCTGAAGTCAAAATGTTTGAGATCAAACTCTCGCAGGGCGCCAAGCCGGGCAAGGGCGGTATTCTTCCTGGCGCCAAGGTGACCGAAGTGATTGCCAGCACCCGGGGTATCCCCGCCGGTGAAGACTCTTTAAGTCCCAATCGCCACACAGACATCAGCACCATTGATGAACTGCTCGACATGATCGTCCGGGTCCGTCAGGTCACGGGCAAGCCCACTGGCTTCAAGGCAGTGATCGGACAATCGGCCTGGCTGGATGATCTGTGCCAGCATATTCAGCAACGCGGCCTGGAATGCGCACCGGACTTTATTACCGTCGACAGTGCCGACGGCGGCACCGGCGCTGCCCCGCAGAGCCTGATCGATTTTATGGGGCTTCCCCTGCGCCGCAGTCTGCCGCTGGTAGTGGATAAGCTGGTGGCCTATGGCTTGCGCGAGCGCATCAAAGTGATTGCCTCGGGCAAAATGGTCAATCCCTCCGGGGTGGCAGCCGCGCTGTGCCTCGGCGCCGACACGGTAAACTCTGCGCGTGGTTTTATGTTTTCTCTGGGCTGCATTCAGGCACTGCAGTGCAACAAGAATACCTGCCCAACGGGCATTACCACCCACGACGAAGATTTACAGAAGGGCCTGGACCCAACGGACAAGGCTCGCCGGGTAGCCAACTACGCCCGCAACCTGATGCATGAGGTGGAAGTCATTGCGCACTGTTGCGGGGTGGAGGAGCCCCAGGACCTGGATCGCAGTCACGCCCAGATCATCGACGAGGTCGGCCTGCCGCAGCCGATGCTGACCCTGCACCCGGAGGCTCAGCCCTTGCCGCAATACCAACGCAGTAGCGGCGACTAG
- a CDS encoding nucleotide sugar dehydrogenase, giving the protein MYKTAAVVGLGYVGLPVAVAFGRHLRTIGFDLDESRLDQYRAGTDPNGSVTTAELAAANQLEYTSDSAALAEAEIILVAVPTPIDDARRPDLEPLHGACLTVGLNMSAGATVVFESTVYPGCTEEYCVPLLEKASGMQWSGRGARTQEQFHVGYSPERINPGDSANRLETVVKVVAGDSADTLEAVARFYELVVAAGVHRAPSIKVGEAAKVIENAQRDLNIALMNELALIFNRLDIDTQDVLDAAGTKWNFLPFRPGLVGGHCIGVDPYYLTYKAETVGHHPQVILAGRQTNDDMAKFVAEQTVKQLLKQGCSPDKARVVVLGLSFKENCPDIRNSKVADIVTELRDYQCQVLVHDPMADPAEAEAEYGIALSGWEALPPADALVLAVPHATYLDMGEDAIVGLLSERGIVIDVKSCLDRDKLASLGVPVWRL; this is encoded by the coding sequence ATGTATAAAACAGCAGCGGTAGTGGGGCTTGGCTATGTGGGGCTGCCGGTGGCGGTCGCCTTCGGGCGTCATCTTCGCACCATAGGCTTTGATCTCGATGAGAGCAGGCTCGATCAATACCGCGCCGGTACCGATCCCAACGGCAGTGTCACCACCGCGGAACTGGCTGCGGCGAATCAACTGGAGTACACCAGTGATTCCGCGGCGCTGGCGGAGGCTGAAATTATCCTGGTGGCTGTGCCCACGCCTATCGACGATGCCCGGCGTCCGGATCTCGAACCGCTGCACGGTGCCTGCCTTACGGTCGGCCTGAATATGTCAGCCGGTGCCACGGTCGTCTTCGAATCGACGGTGTATCCCGGGTGCACTGAGGAATATTGTGTGCCCCTGCTCGAAAAAGCTTCAGGCATGCAGTGGTCGGGCAGAGGGGCGCGCACGCAAGAACAATTTCACGTGGGCTATTCGCCCGAACGCATTAACCCCGGTGACAGCGCGAACCGATTGGAAACCGTGGTGAAGGTAGTTGCTGGTGATAGCGCGGATACTCTCGAGGCCGTCGCCCGGTTTTACGAACTGGTGGTTGCGGCGGGTGTGCATCGGGCGCCCAGCATTAAAGTCGGTGAAGCAGCTAAGGTCATTGAAAACGCTCAGCGCGATCTGAATATTGCCCTGATGAATGAGTTGGCGTTGATTTTCAATCGTCTCGATATCGATACCCAGGATGTGCTGGATGCTGCCGGCACCAAGTGGAACTTCCTGCCGTTCCGGCCGGGCCTGGTAGGCGGCCACTGCATCGGCGTCGACCCCTACTATCTGACCTATAAGGCCGAAACCGTGGGCCACCATCCCCAGGTGATTCTTGCGGGCCGCCAGACCAATGATGACATGGCCAAATTTGTCGCAGAGCAAACAGTGAAACAACTGCTCAAGCAAGGCTGTTCTCCGGACAAGGCCCGAGTCGTGGTGCTGGGGCTGAGCTTTAAAGAAAACTGTCCGGATATCCGCAATTCCAAGGTGGCAGATATTGTGACGGAGTTGCGTGATTACCAGTGCCAGGTGCTGGTCCACGATCCCATGGCCGATCCCGCCGAGGCTGAAGCTGAATACGGTATTGCCTTGTCCGGCTGGGAGGCTTTGCCGCCTGCGGATGCATTGGTGCTGGCGGTGCCACACGCGACGTACCTTGATATGGGCGAGGACGCCATTGTCGGACTGCTCTCGGAGCGGGGCATCGTGATCGATGTGAAATCCTGTCTCGATCGCGACAAGCTCGCCAGCCTGGGCGTCCCCGTATGGCGGTTATAG
- a CDS encoding pyridoxal phosphate-dependent decarboxylase family protein, which yields MEDQEKSLLEPADWGSFREEAHRALDIALDFARDRAKAPVWAPLPEYARNIEEGLPRSGAPLTTVVDEIQQRVLPHTLGNTHPRFWGWVNGSGTPSGIVSQLLNGAINANVGGRDHSPIYIERQLIRWMCELFDYPLDAGGIVCTGTSTATLYGLAVARHRTLGDDVRQLGNQDTRLVAYCSAQAHVSVSKAIELMGLGSDALRAIPVQDDFAINAHALAEQIVADRAAGLQPFAVISSVGSVNTGAIDDLQAINAICAEHHCWHHVDGAFGALIALSDTMRPRLAGIEQADSIAFDFHKWMHVPYSSACLLVRDREEHLATFATAHAYLKGENRGVAGGAPWPNDFGIDLSRGFSALGPWMLLKEMGSQRLGAAIERNCRQAAWLGEQVDAHPALERLAPVSLNIVCFRFVTGSIGADQLNRLNRHLVVELQCRGIAVPSFTRLNGNTAIRVCIANHRTTRADLAALIEAVPLLGEELLRAGGEPAAFELQ from the coding sequence GTGGAAGACCAGGAAAAATCGCTGCTGGAACCGGCTGACTGGGGCAGCTTTCGCGAGGAGGCCCACCGCGCATTGGATATAGCGCTGGACTTTGCACGCGATCGCGCCAAAGCGCCGGTCTGGGCGCCGCTGCCCGAATATGCCCGCAATATCGAAGAAGGGCTGCCGCGAAGCGGTGCGCCGCTAACGACTGTTGTCGATGAAATTCAGCAGCGCGTGCTTCCCCATACACTGGGCAATACCCATCCGCGTTTCTGGGGCTGGGTGAATGGCTCTGGTACCCCCAGCGGCATTGTCTCGCAACTGCTCAATGGTGCCATCAATGCCAATGTGGGCGGGCGTGACCACAGTCCGATATACATTGAGCGCCAGCTGATTCGCTGGATGTGCGAGCTGTTCGATTATCCGCTGGATGCCGGCGGTATCGTCTGCACCGGTACGTCGACAGCCACGTTGTATGGTCTGGCTGTCGCCCGTCACCGCACGCTGGGTGACGACGTGCGCCAGTTGGGCAATCAGGACACAAGGCTGGTGGCCTACTGCTCCGCTCAGGCCCACGTATCTGTCAGCAAGGCGATTGAACTCATGGGGCTGGGTAGCGATGCCCTGCGGGCAATCCCCGTGCAAGACGATTTCGCCATAAATGCCCACGCACTGGCCGAGCAGATTGTTGCCGACCGCGCGGCCGGCTTGCAGCCCTTTGCGGTAATCAGCTCGGTGGGTAGCGTCAACACCGGTGCCATCGACGATCTCCAGGCTATCAACGCGATTTGTGCCGAGCATCATTGCTGGCACCATGTCGACGGTGCATTTGGGGCGCTTATCGCCCTCTCTGACACCATGCGCCCGCGACTTGCGGGTATTGAGCAGGCGGATTCCATCGCCTTTGATTTTCACAAGTGGATGCACGTACCGTACTCTTCTGCCTGTTTGCTGGTGCGTGATCGTGAAGAGCACCTTGCGACCTTTGCTACAGCCCACGCTTATCTCAAAGGCGAAAACCGGGGTGTGGCCGGCGGAGCACCCTGGCCGAATGACTTTGGTATTGATTTGTCGCGGGGTTTTTCCGCGCTTGGGCCGTGGATGCTGCTTAAGGAAATGGGCAGTCAGCGCCTCGGTGCCGCCATTGAACGCAATTGCCGTCAGGCGGCCTGGCTGGGCGAGCAGGTGGATGCGCATCCGGCGCTGGAACGACTGGCGCCCGTGTCACTGAATATCGTCTGCTTCCGGTTTGTCACCGGCAGCATCGGCGCCGACCAGCTGAATCGTCTCAATCGTCATCTGGTCGTTGAGCTACAGTGTCGCGGTATTGCCGTGCCTTCATTTACCCGACTCAACGGCAACACAGCCATCAGGGTGTGCATTGCAAATCACCGCACCACGCGCGCTGACCTGGCCGCGCTGATCGAGGCTGTGCCGCTGCTCGGCGAAGAGTTACTGCGCGCCGGCGGCGAACCCGCTGCTTTCGAACTTCAATAG
- a CDS encoding DUF3144 domain-containing protein: MSKTEAQQHHETMNRFIDLANEIKNEGVGTHVVSAALMTASAVYASYVAAGNEGGLNPSGIEKVVDAYRHQMEQIQEMKRAELQQKQQDQ, encoded by the coding sequence ATGTCCAAGACAGAGGCTCAGCAGCACCACGAAACCATGAATCGCTTTATCGACCTGGCCAATGAGATCAAAAATGAAGGCGTAGGGACCCACGTGGTATCCGCAGCGTTGATGACGGCATCGGCGGTCTACGCCAGCTATGTGGCTGCAGGCAATGAGGGTGGCCTCAATCCTTCCGGTATCGAAAAGGTGGTTGACGCCTATCGCCACCAGATGGAACAAATCCAGGAAATGAAGCGCGCTGAGCTGCAGCAAAAGCAGCAGGATCAGTAA